A genomic segment from Bosea sp. OAE506 encodes:
- a CDS encoding alpha/beta fold hydrolase produces the protein MIEAPGPAGPLAGSVLGPSDTDAPVVLIVPGSGPTDRDGNNPLGVRAFSYRLIAEGLAARGIRSVRIDKRGMFGSNRAIPDANAVTIEDYAEDIHTWAATIRETMRAPCVWVLGHSEGGLSALVAAQQPDGICGLLLVSAAGRRLGDVLREQIAANPANAPVREEAEAIIAKLEAGQRVEEGDINPALRPLFRPEVQGFLASTFALDPAKLIAAYAGPVLILQGLRDIQVGRADAERLHHSRPDADLVLLPNANHVLKAVASDDRAANIATYQDPDSPLAEGVIEAIAGFVLARR, from the coding sequence ATGATCGAAGCACCCGGTCCCGCCGGGCCGCTTGCGGGAAGCGTACTGGGTCCTTCAGACACCGATGCTCCCGTCGTTCTGATTGTCCCGGGTTCCGGACCGACCGACCGTGATGGCAACAATCCGCTCGGTGTCCGGGCATTCTCGTACCGCTTGATCGCCGAAGGGTTGGCAGCGCGCGGGATAAGGAGCGTCCGTATCGACAAGCGGGGCATGTTCGGGAGCAACCGTGCCATCCCAGACGCCAACGCCGTCACCATTGAGGACTACGCCGAAGACATCCACACTTGGGCTGCCACAATCCGTGAAACGATGCGTGCCCCATGCGTATGGGTGCTCGGCCACAGTGAAGGCGGTCTGTCGGCGCTGGTCGCAGCCCAACAACCCGACGGCATCTGCGGATTGCTGCTGGTGTCGGCGGCGGGACGCCGGCTGGGTGACGTGCTTCGTGAACAGATCGCGGCCAACCCTGCCAACGCACCAGTCCGTGAAGAGGCTGAAGCCATTATTGCCAAGCTGGAGGCAGGCCAGCGGGTGGAAGAAGGAGACATTAATCCGGCGTTGCGCCCACTGTTTCGACCTGAGGTCCAAGGCTTCTTGGCGAGCACGTTTGCACTTGATCCGGCCAAGCTGATCGCGGCGTACGCGGGACCGGTGCTGATCCTCCAAGGGCTGCGCGATATACAAGTGGGACGGGCAGACGCGGAGCGATTGCACCACTCTCGTCCGGACGCGGATCTTGTCCTGCTACCTAACGCCAATCACGTTCTGAAGGCAGTCGCATCCGACGATCGTGCTGCTAACATCGCGACTTACCAAGACCCGGACAGTCCCCTTGCTGAAGGCGTGATAGAAGCTATAGCCGGCTTTGTCCTCGCACGGAGATGA
- a CDS encoding nuclear transport factor 2 family protein, producing MALKTLHRRLANAAFCGGLLGLAVVTVVPMVATPLRADASATARNEMIVRDAFQRWAAGENVFQHLLAADIVWTIPGSGSVARTYRGMIDFVENASVPLVSRLATPLVPQVQYIWAVDDRVMIRFNAAATTTGGHPYRNQFVWFFRMKDGKVVEAEAFLDLVAYEQVVANNMPRAR from the coding sequence ATGGCACTCAAGACCCTGCACCGCCGTCTGGCGAATGCCGCGTTCTGTGGTGGGCTGCTTGGCCTTGCCGTCGTGACCGTCGTTCCAATGGTCGCGACGCCGTTGCGCGCCGACGCATCCGCCACTGCGCGCAACGAGATGATCGTCCGCGATGCGTTTCAGCGTTGGGCGGCCGGAGAAAATGTGTTCCAACATCTCCTGGCGGCAGACATCGTCTGGACGATTCCGGGCTCAGGCTCCGTCGCCCGTACGTATCGTGGCATGATAGATTTCGTCGAGAATGCCTCCGTTCCACTGGTCAGCCGCCTTGCAACGCCGCTTGTCCCCCAGGTCCAATATATCTGGGCGGTCGACGACCGCGTGATGATCCGTTTCAACGCAGCGGCGACGACGACCGGCGGTCACCCCTATCGCAACCAGTTCGTCTGGTTCTTCCGAATGAAGGACGGAAAGGTCGTGGAGGCCGAGGCGTTCCTTGATCTCGTTGCTTATGAGCAGGTCGTCGCCAACAACATGCCCCGGGCCCGTTGA
- a CDS encoding SDR family oxidoreductase produces MDKTVLITGASSGIGVGIARELAAAGARLMLGARRTDRLDALATELRRLGGLVEYRGLDVTRRDDVAAFAEASRVKFGQIDAIVNNAGVMPLSLMASLKVDEWDRMVDVNIKGVLYGIAAVLPEMTSRGAGHIVNIASIGALSVSPTAAVYCATKYAVRAISDGLRQERTDIRVTCIHPGVVESELAGTITDPVAVDAMKAYRAIALQPDAIGRAVRYALEQPKDVDVNEIVIRPTKAPH; encoded by the coding sequence ATGGACAAGACAGTATTGATTACGGGCGCGTCGAGCGGCATCGGCGTTGGCATCGCTCGCGAACTGGCAGCCGCCGGTGCTCGTCTTATGCTGGGCGCGCGCCGCACAGACCGGCTGGACGCACTGGCGACCGAGCTCAGGCGGCTGGGTGGGCTGGTCGAGTACCGCGGTCTCGACGTTACGCGTCGCGACGACGTCGCAGCCTTCGCTGAAGCGTCACGCGTGAAGTTTGGCCAGATCGACGCCATCGTCAACAATGCCGGCGTTATGCCGCTCTCGCTTATGGCCTCGCTGAAGGTCGACGAGTGGGACCGTATGGTCGACGTCAATATCAAAGGCGTCTTATACGGCATCGCAGCAGTTCTTCCGGAGATGACGTCCCGCGGCGCAGGCCATATCGTCAACATTGCTTCGATCGGCGCGCTGAGCGTCTCGCCTACAGCAGCCGTCTATTGCGCCACCAAATATGCCGTTCGTGCGATCTCGGACGGGCTGCGCCAGGAACGGACCGACATCAGGGTGACCTGCATCCATCCCGGCGTTGTCGAGAGCGAACTCGCTGGCACGATCACCGATCCCGTGGCGGTCGACGCCATGAAGGCCTACCGGGCGATCGCGCTCCAGCCTGACGCTATCGGGCGCGCGGTGCGCTACGCGCTAGAGCAACCGAAAGACGTTGACGTCAACGAGATCGTCATTCGCCCGACGAAGGCACCGCACTGA